From Xiphophorus couchianus chromosome 4, X_couchianus-1.0, whole genome shotgun sequence, a single genomic window includes:
- the LOC114143499 gene encoding trypsin-like: protein MALLKVLLLLGLGISVNSDVSLQKRIIGGQNCHHMERLYHVRLEISNGTHITPCGGSLIHPEWILTVVRCWKSEPGWTNRAILKVHPQTVIHYIQSIQQAPVIYGPDHDIMLLKLQRPVTDVPFARLPDCRRRLQVGNVVQLAGEGATTAGPNNERLRVSPIPAPLQCVDMRVFRITVIMPAYGHVFYAEAPNRDVCYGDVGGAAIHNNMIYGVIAFSGANACQRPAAILDVCKYKNWIRTTLGIH from the exons atggctctgctgaaggttctgctgctgctggggctgg gtaTTTCAGTGAACTCAGATGTTTCTTTGCAGAAGAGAATCATTGGAGGTCAAAACTGCCATCACATGGAGCGTCTTTATCATGTTCGGCTGGAGATCAGCAATGGTACTCATATCACCCCCTGTGGTGGATCTCTGATCCACCCTGAGTGGATCCTGACTGTAGTTCGCTGCTGGAAGTCGGAGCCAGGATG GACTAACAGAGCAATATTAAAAGTTCATCCACAGACTGTTATACATTACATTCAGTCAATCCAACAAGCTCCTGTGATTTACGGCCCAGACCATGACATCATGTTACTGAAGCTTCAGAGACCAGTAACAGATGTCCCATTTGCTCGGCTACCAGACTGCAGGCGTCGTCTTCAAGT AGGCAATGTTGTTCAACTGGCAGGAGAGGGAGCAACAACAGCCGGCCCCAACAATGAGCGAT TGAGAGTTTCTCCTATTCCAGCACCTCTTCAATGTGTCGACATGAGAGTTTTTCGTATTACCGTCATCATGCCGGCATATGGGCATGTATTCTATGCTGAAGCGCCAAACAGGGATGTCTGCTAT GGCGATGTTGGTGGAGCAGCGATACACAACAACATGATTTATGGTGTGATTGCTTTTAGTGGAGCAAATGCATGTCAGAGACCAGCTGCAATCTTGGATGTGTGTAAATACAAGAACTGGATTAGAACTACACTTGGGATCcactaa